The following are from one region of the Rosistilla carotiformis genome:
- a CDS encoding pilus assembly protein N-terminal domain-containing protein gives MRWPQRRCLTRHLRRAALVSLITASSNGFSTADQPQAELAPVQKNQYAMPALTGETKGPLSQPRIIAYTAAEQVGEPSSIARHVRLIESQVQLNPLAIVQTAAPDSPAESKSTLEFRVPAGTDSVPQMIGNPAPRSTLKLRSNETSPRKQPPVGESRSVLSIVPQRHVAPAEADAEVTFSISDDSLSIPPRPQETTPVELVRPRRAAVVEVVESPRQIPLVKPKNDPAKMPIVERKQVTESSAPVEPSTGGQVWKMPKIRPLVNEDPADEPAGRIAAKPRPKENTESANVASSKPTVAKTLTEDAPLPLVAHAGQARFGGMLEGADQKTKSVLDKTSVTKSQEPTPQPTLVRENKVVVDVPPADAIAKPKSVADRAVVAIKSTMDLEANLVTRSQFAVSVAESRMLFAGDRIVRVSVEHPDVCNAVTTGKESVMVVGRKLGRTRVAIWTESTPNLEPELYVVQVDGAEGESEDQRLAGQMTGTVASMFSEANVKVHVVEDGFAVSGTAETESQARKIMQVVRSACLRRVRDEIVVR, from the coding sequence ATGCGTTGGCCTCAACGACGATGCCTAACCAGGCATCTGCGGCGTGCCGCCCTTGTATCGCTCATCACCGCGAGCAGCAACGGTTTCAGCACCGCCGACCAGCCGCAAGCCGAACTGGCTCCTGTGCAAAAAAATCAGTACGCAATGCCAGCACTGACCGGTGAAACCAAGGGGCCTCTTTCTCAGCCTCGGATTATTGCTTACACCGCCGCCGAACAAGTCGGTGAACCGTCGTCGATCGCTCGTCATGTGCGGTTGATCGAAAGCCAAGTGCAGCTCAATCCGCTAGCGATTGTGCAGACCGCGGCACCCGATTCGCCTGCGGAATCCAAGTCGACGCTGGAATTCCGAGTGCCCGCGGGTACCGATTCGGTTCCACAGATGATCGGTAATCCAGCACCGCGTTCGACCTTGAAGCTGCGTTCGAACGAGACGTCGCCCCGGAAGCAACCACCGGTTGGCGAATCACGCAGCGTGTTGTCAATCGTGCCGCAACGCCACGTAGCACCGGCCGAAGCCGACGCCGAAGTCACGTTTAGTATTTCGGACGATTCGCTATCGATTCCGCCGCGGCCGCAGGAAACAACGCCGGTCGAATTGGTGCGGCCCCGTCGGGCAGCGGTTGTGGAAGTGGTCGAATCACCGCGCCAAATCCCGCTGGTCAAACCGAAAAACGACCCGGCCAAGATGCCCATTGTCGAACGCAAGCAAGTGACCGAATCCTCTGCACCCGTGGAACCCTCCACGGGGGGGCAGGTTTGGAAAATGCCCAAGATCCGCCCGTTGGTGAACGAGGATCCGGCGGACGAGCCCGCAGGTCGAATCGCCGCGAAGCCTCGTCCGAAAGAAAACACAGAGTCCGCGAACGTGGCATCATCCAAGCCGACCGTCGCGAAAACGCTTACGGAGGACGCTCCATTGCCGTTGGTAGCGCATGCCGGGCAGGCACGCTTCGGTGGCATGTTGGAAGGGGCCGATCAGAAGACGAAATCGGTTTTGGACAAGACGTCGGTCACCAAGTCGCAGGAACCTACTCCGCAGCCAACGCTTGTTAGGGAAAACAAAGTGGTGGTCGACGTGCCGCCGGCCGATGCGATCGCCAAGCCGAAGTCGGTTGCGGATCGAGCGGTCGTGGCGATCAAGTCGACGATGGATCTGGAAGCCAATTTGGTCACGCGGTCGCAGTTTGCGGTCAGCGTTGCCGAGAGCCGGATGTTGTTTGCTGGCGATCGTATTGTGCGAGTGTCGGTTGAACATCCCGATGTGTGCAATGCCGTGACGACAGGCAAAGAAAGCGTGATGGTCGTCGGCCGCAAGTTGGGCCGTACCCGTGTTGCGATTTGGACCGAAAGTACGCCCAACTTGGAGCCCGAATTGTACGTGGTCCAGGTGGATGGGGCCGAAGGTGAATCCGAAGACCAGCGATTGGCGGGGCAGATGACCGGGACGGTTGCGTCGATGTTTTCTGAAGCCAATGTGAAGGTCCACGTCGTGGAAGATGGGTTTGCGGTTTCTGGGACTGCGGAAACCGAATCGCAAGCAAGAAAAATCATGCAAGTCGTACGTTCAGCGTGCTTACGCCGCGTGCGAGATGAAATCGTTGTACGTTAG
- a CDS encoding CPBP family intramembrane glutamic endopeptidase, whose translation MDASGNFFVLALGFEIGLGVVAVFLGRIIGPVANDFVPRMSDLWSLGWGIGVGTLCALPMVAVVQGLQRLNIAQVDEINRLGREQILPMLRGLNLLELAALSIAAGVGEELLFRGWLQTLITGPISDWNLGSLVVGVLVASAFFGLAHAVTKLYVVVVFAMGILFGTMLVATGNLLVPITAHALFDFIQLWLAVAASDNQAPVAGAR comes from the coding sequence TTGGATGCCTCGGGAAACTTCTTTGTGCTGGCTCTCGGCTTTGAAATCGGCCTAGGAGTTGTTGCCGTATTTCTGGGAAGGATCATTGGCCCCGTGGCGAATGATTTCGTGCCGAGGATGAGCGATCTATGGAGTCTCGGTTGGGGGATTGGGGTGGGGACGCTATGCGCCTTGCCGATGGTCGCTGTGGTTCAGGGGCTGCAGCGTCTGAACATTGCCCAAGTGGATGAGATCAATCGCCTGGGACGCGAGCAAATTTTACCGATGTTGCGAGGCCTGAACCTGCTCGAACTTGCCGCGTTGTCGATTGCTGCGGGCGTTGGCGAAGAATTGTTGTTTCGCGGCTGGCTTCAGACCCTGATCACTGGCCCGATATCCGATTGGAATTTGGGTTCGTTGGTGGTCGGTGTCCTGGTGGCCTCCGCCTTTTTTGGTCTGGCCCATGCCGTGACCAAGCTTTACGTGGTCGTTGTCTTTGCGATGGGCATTCTTTTTGGGACGATGCTGGTGGCGACCGGCAATTTACTTGTGCCTATCACTGCCCATGCCCTCTTCGACTTTATCCAGCTGTGGCTGGCGGTCGCCGCTTCCGATAACCAAGCCCCCGTCGCGGGCGCCCGTTGA
- a CDS encoding Sec-independent protein translocase subunit TatA/TatB encodes MFGLSPFEIILFGVVAILLFGSKLPEVARSLGQSYNQFRRGLSDLQGQFKISDFTNPAPTSTTKLEDYDEPEYRKPVAPKFTPPPAKSASEE; translated from the coding sequence ATGTTTGGTTTGAGTCCCTTTGAAATAATTCTGTTTGGCGTGGTCGCAATCCTGCTGTTTGGCAGCAAATTGCCCGAGGTGGCGCGGTCGTTGGGGCAGAGTTACAACCAGTTTCGTCGCGGTCTTAGCGACCTGCAGGGGCAATTCAAAATCAGCGATTTCACGAACCCCGCGCCTACATCGACAACGAAATTGGAAGACTACGATGAACCGGAGTACCGTAAACCGGTGGCCCCCAAGTTCACGCCACCACCAGCCAAGAGTGCCAGCGAAGAATAA
- a CDS encoding DUF1559 domain-containing protein: protein MTCNEHKDDWEVPNDGRRDHAIWYTRLHRQQSTPSSGGFTLIELLVVVAVIGVLVGLLLPAVQSVREAARRMQCSNNLKQLGLAAHNYHDTHRCFPSGWINPTPWNPNQDCYGWGALILPFVEGNNAARAIDTVRVPFHNALSDAVKLEVMRQKQEVFRCPSDVGPIESSDGDRKPDGKATAVSNYVGSNNIGWAEASDSGSAGDGGPGKHGMFVEDKGIRFRDVRDGTSGVFLLGERRWQYNDVHDRSVQISAAGLVYGRETNGSLSAEASAVIGLGIVRMNYNGAKSGDTGARRKKTGFSSLHPGGAMFVFVDGSVRFVAESIEFTVKPETDPTSTHYLVNNNEGNGPPDDVYERLIARDDGQVLGKF from the coding sequence ATGACATGCAACGAGCACAAGGATGATTGGGAGGTGCCGAATGACGGAAGGCGAGATCACGCCATCTGGTACACGAGGCTTCACCGACAACAATCAACGCCCTCTTCAGGAGGGTTCACGTTGATCGAGTTGTTGGTAGTCGTGGCGGTGATCGGTGTGTTGGTGGGACTGTTGTTGCCAGCGGTGCAATCGGTCCGGGAGGCTGCCAGACGAATGCAATGTTCCAATAATCTGAAGCAGCTGGGGCTTGCCGCCCACAATTATCACGACACGCATCGCTGTTTCCCATCGGGTTGGATCAATCCAACGCCTTGGAACCCCAATCAAGATTGTTATGGTTGGGGCGCCTTGATCCTGCCGTTCGTCGAAGGAAATAACGCAGCCAGGGCGATCGACACCGTCCGTGTGCCGTTTCACAACGCGCTGTCGGACGCGGTTAAGCTGGAGGTCATGCGGCAGAAGCAGGAGGTGTTCCGCTGTCCCAGTGACGTTGGACCGATCGAATCAAGCGATGGAGATCGGAAGCCCGATGGGAAAGCTACTGCCGTTTCCAATTACGTCGGCTCCAACAACATCGGTTGGGCCGAAGCCAGCGATAGCGGATCGGCTGGCGACGGTGGCCCTGGCAAGCACGGGATGTTTGTCGAAGACAAAGGGATCCGATTTCGCGACGTCCGCGATGGCACCTCGGGAGTGTTTCTGCTTGGCGAACGGCGTTGGCAATACAACGACGTGCACGATCGTTCGGTGCAGATTTCCGCGGCGGGATTGGTCTACGGCCGGGAAACCAATGGCAGCCTGTCGGCCGAAGCGAGCGCGGTGATTGGGCTGGGGATTGTCCGGATGAACTACAACGGGGCCAAGAGTGGCGATACGGGGGCTCGTCGCAAGAAGACCGGGTTTTCCAGTCTGCATCCCGGTGGCGCGATGTTCGTATTTGTCGACGGCAGCGTCCGGTTTGTCGCTGAGAGTATCGAATTCACCGTCAAGCCAGAAACCGACCCCACTAGCACCCACTATCTAGTGAACAATAATGAAGGGAACGGCCCTCCCGACGATGTCTATGAGCGGTTGATCGCACGCGATGATGGCCAGGTGCTTGGGAAATTTTAG
- a CDS encoding GumC family protein: protein MSGSAAPIAWRHLFHTIRAYFPLWAGATILFTGLGYAYTRVRVDTYSASQSLVIRNEAHGEGELLGRFASQTDLKAAQETVLELANNRNVLMAALARLDPELAELPNGPSQAYLSDAKSRVIVRPPKGSEFGATEVIYLETRESSQERAEKLCNYMRQSLTEAMREIRAERFSGVILELTHSRDLAAQYRQEANNKLQALEASVGSDLGELRSLTENFAGSGNSQRVLTDLQKESQQAELELEKLRELESLLKRGQADPDQLLVSGGELLASQPTLKRLKDGYTDAQLAASSLSSLYTESHPKMRAAESAQREILEKIGHELQASIESMEPQIRVATDRVAKLKKKQEELSNRLNELAEMRTTYSNLLSDFGHRTNLLERAEASLNEAEASRQAALSIDLISPLGPVQTGDKPVGPNDTMLLMGSITAGLLFGVGMVFLVAPGSGKDNFGRRWSDYSGSKFNATAPQAPAPTQATIQPSATVETKSQTNGSTDTASVPNHAAEAWSNLQRLAARSTQSNTGEARVERRTNPR, encoded by the coding sequence ATGTCCGGCAGCGCAGCACCAATCGCTTGGCGTCACCTGTTCCATACCATCCGCGCCTATTTTCCATTGTGGGCCGGCGCGACGATTCTGTTTACCGGCTTGGGGTATGCGTATACGCGAGTTCGCGTGGATACCTATTCCGCCAGCCAATCGTTGGTGATTCGCAATGAAGCGCACGGTGAAGGGGAGTTGTTGGGACGGTTTGCGAGCCAAACCGACCTGAAAGCCGCCCAGGAAACCGTACTGGAATTGGCGAACAACCGGAATGTGTTGATGGCGGCGCTGGCGCGACTGGATCCCGAATTGGCTGAACTGCCCAACGGCCCGTCGCAAGCCTATTTATCCGACGCCAAAAGCCGAGTGATCGTGCGACCTCCCAAGGGCTCCGAATTTGGGGCAACCGAAGTGATCTACCTGGAAACACGGGAATCGAGTCAAGAGCGGGCCGAAAAGCTGTGCAATTACATGCGACAAAGCTTAACCGAAGCAATGCGCGAGATTCGAGCAGAACGTTTTTCGGGAGTCATCCTAGAACTAACGCACTCGCGCGACCTTGCCGCCCAATATCGCCAAGAAGCCAATAATAAATTGCAAGCTTTGGAGGCCAGTGTCGGTAGCGACCTCGGAGAGCTTCGTTCGCTGACAGAAAACTTTGCCGGCAGTGGCAATTCGCAGCGTGTCCTCACCGACCTGCAGAAAGAATCACAGCAAGCCGAACTGGAACTTGAAAAACTCCGCGAACTTGAATCGCTTCTCAAACGTGGGCAAGCGGACCCTGACCAATTGTTGGTTTCCGGAGGCGAATTATTGGCCAGCCAACCGACGCTGAAGCGACTGAAAGATGGCTATACCGATGCGCAATTGGCAGCATCATCGCTTAGCAGCCTGTATACGGAAAGCCATCCCAAGATGCGGGCCGCGGAATCCGCGCAGCGGGAGATCCTGGAAAAGATTGGCCATGAACTGCAAGCATCGATCGAATCGATGGAACCTCAGATCCGTGTTGCCACTGATCGGGTTGCCAAGCTGAAGAAGAAGCAAGAGGAATTGAGCAACCGCCTGAACGAACTGGCCGAAATGCGGACCACGTACAGCAACTTGCTATCCGATTTCGGGCATCGCACGAACCTACTGGAACGCGCCGAAGCATCGCTGAACGAAGCGGAAGCATCGCGTCAAGCAGCACTTTCGATCGACCTCATCTCGCCCCTTGGCCCCGTGCAAACTGGTGACAAACCGGTCGGTCCCAACGACACCATGCTGTTGATGGGTTCGATCACCGCGGGACTTCTGTTTGGCGTCGGGATGGTCTTTTTGGTCGCTCCCGGATCGGGAAAAGACAATTTTGGACGACGCTGGTCCGACTATTCGGGCAGCAAATTCAATGCCACCGCGCCGCAGGCCCCCGCCCCTACCCAAGCGACAATTCAGCCATCTGCTACGGTCGAGACAAAATCTCAAACAAACGGGTCCACGGACACCGCGAGCGTTCCCAACCACGCCGCCGAAGCGTGGAGCAATCTACAACGTCTTGCAGCACGTTCGACACAATCGAACACCGGCGAAGCACGCGTTGAACGTCGCACCAACCCGCGTTAG
- the nrdR gene encoding transcriptional regulator NrdR, giving the protein MRCPFCQHDNDRVLDTRANEDGFSVRRRRCCNNCRRRFTTYERVEEIGIRVIKKDLVREPLSREKIRGGIETACWKRPPSRERIDSVVEGIVAEIHGQFEDEVSSRQVGEIVMKHLAPLDAVAFVRFASVYQEFDSLDDFVNVLSGRQQASGTGDTTS; this is encoded by the coding sequence ATGCGATGTCCCTTCTGCCAACACGACAACGATCGAGTGCTCGACACGCGTGCCAACGAGGATGGCTTTTCGGTGCGCCGCCGGCGTTGCTGTAACAATTGTCGCCGACGCTTCACGACCTATGAACGGGTCGAGGAGATCGGGATTCGGGTGATTAAAAAGGACCTGGTCCGCGAGCCGCTCAGTCGCGAAAAGATTCGCGGTGGGATTGAAACCGCATGTTGGAAACGACCACCATCGCGCGAACGGATCGATTCGGTGGTCGAAGGGATCGTCGCGGAGATCCACGGGCAGTTTGAAGACGAAGTCAGCAGCAGGCAGGTCGGCGAGATCGTGATGAAACATCTCGCTCCATTGGACGCGGTTGCTTTTGTGCGATTCGCCAGCGTCTATCAAGAGTTCGATAGTTTGGACGATTTCGTCAACGTCCTCTCCGGACGACAGCAAGCCTCCGGAACCGGTGACACGACGTCGTAG
- a CDS encoding TrmH family RNA methyltransferase — protein sequence MPLTITSRSNPRYRGWVQLRSRRARKRSGEFLIDGARDTLRAIQSGIAPHEVLCSADCDWEAVSSESEFGQVIAWARANDALILIAASLFPAVCYGQRDSQVVSVASVASGDSLASLSVPQNPLIVILDGIEKPGNVGAIYRTADAVGADAVILTGTTTDRFNPNAIRASVGTVLALPTAIGDHATVAHWLAERSIRVALARVDGERSYWDLPLTEAIAIVFGNEAEGLGSQWERAPHEAFQIPMAGIADSLNVSVSAAVVLFEARRQRSIDGV from the coding sequence ATGCCACTGACCATCACCAGCCGTTCGAATCCTAGATACCGCGGCTGGGTTCAGTTGCGATCACGACGCGCACGAAAACGGAGCGGTGAGTTCTTGATCGATGGCGCGCGCGACACGCTGCGTGCGATTCAAAGCGGGATCGCGCCGCATGAGGTGTTGTGTTCGGCAGATTGCGATTGGGAAGCGGTCTCGTCGGAGTCGGAGTTTGGCCAAGTGATCGCGTGGGCGCGGGCCAACGACGCACTGATCTTGATCGCTGCTTCGTTGTTCCCCGCGGTTTGCTACGGCCAACGCGACTCACAGGTGGTTTCCGTCGCATCGGTCGCATCGGGGGACTCCTTGGCGTCGTTGTCGGTTCCTCAAAATCCATTGATCGTGATCCTCGACGGAATTGAAAAGCCGGGGAATGTGGGGGCAATCTATCGAACCGCCGATGCCGTTGGTGCTGACGCGGTGATCCTGACCGGAACGACGACCGATCGATTTAATCCCAACGCGATCCGCGCCAGTGTGGGAACGGTGTTAGCGCTGCCAACCGCGATCGGTGACCACGCTACGGTCGCCCATTGGTTGGCAGAACGCAGCATTCGCGTGGCGTTGGCGCGAGTTGACGGGGAGCGGTCCTACTGGGATTTGCCGCTGACCGAAGCGATTGCGATCGTCTTTGGCAACGAGGCGGAAGGTTTGGGCAGCCAGTGGGAGCGGGCGCCGCATGAGGCGTTTCAGATTCCAATGGCGGGGATCGCCGACAGTTTGAATGTGTCGGTAAGTGCCGCCGTCGTGTTGTTCGAAGCTCGGCGGCAACGGTCCATCGACGGCGTTTGA
- a CDS encoding 6-phosphofructokinase, with product MSIPTNDSTRPRIGILTAGGDCPGLNAVIRGVVKSAYRMGFETLGFEGGFEGLVAPVRCRQLTPQNTSGILTLGGTILGSTNRGRFGVTVGIDQKLSLPQPLIDAVRQTFQEMGMQGLICVGGDGSLSIALELHRAGLPVVGVPKTIDNDLSCTAFTFGFDSAVNCATDALDRLHTTASSHDRVMVLEVMGRHAGWIALHAGIAGGADVILIPEIPWTYEGIIAKIEDRRRMGKNFTLVVVAEGAALPEGVTVAQETIQTDRQTLLGGIGAEIAERLLPQIDQEIRCVVLGHLQRGGGPTNFDRVLATQLGAHAVRLIIQRRFGEMVCYQPPQIDSVTIAEAVGELRRVPPDSSTVAAARAMGISFGDSLEYKNPFLPT from the coding sequence ATGAGCATCCCAACGAATGATTCCACCCGTCCACGGATTGGCATCCTGACCGCTGGCGGTGATTGCCCCGGACTCAACGCGGTGATCCGCGGAGTGGTGAAATCGGCGTATCGGATGGGCTTTGAGACGCTAGGATTTGAAGGAGGATTCGAAGGCTTGGTCGCTCCCGTGCGATGTCGCCAACTGACGCCTCAGAACACGTCGGGCATCCTGACCCTCGGGGGAACGATCCTCGGTTCAACAAATCGCGGCCGATTTGGCGTCACGGTCGGGATCGATCAGAAGCTATCATTGCCGCAGCCACTCATCGACGCCGTTCGCCAGACGTTTCAGGAGATGGGGATGCAGGGACTGATCTGTGTTGGCGGAGACGGGTCGCTGTCGATTGCGTTGGAACTGCATCGCGCGGGGTTGCCGGTGGTAGGTGTCCCCAAAACGATCGACAACGATCTGTCCTGCACCGCCTTTACGTTTGGATTCGATAGCGCCGTCAATTGTGCCACGGACGCGCTGGACCGGCTTCACACCACCGCTTCAAGCCACGACCGGGTGATGGTGCTGGAAGTGATGGGACGACATGCCGGTTGGATTGCGCTGCACGCGGGAATCGCCGGCGGTGCCGACGTGATCCTTATTCCCGAAATCCCGTGGACCTATGAGGGGATCATCGCCAAGATCGAAGATCGTCGTCGAATGGGGAAGAATTTCACGCTGGTCGTGGTGGCCGAAGGAGCTGCATTGCCCGAGGGAGTCACGGTCGCCCAGGAGACGATCCAAACCGACCGTCAGACATTGTTGGGGGGGATTGGCGCCGAAATCGCCGAACGGCTGTTGCCTCAAATCGACCAGGAGATCCGTTGTGTTGTGCTGGGGCACCTGCAGCGCGGCGGAGGCCCCACTAACTTTGATCGCGTCCTGGCAACCCAGTTGGGCGCCCACGCGGTTCGGCTGATCATTCAACGTCGATTTGGAGAAATGGTCTGCTACCAACCGCCACAAATCGACAGCGTCACTATCGCCGAGGCGGTCGGGGAACTGCGTCGCGTTCCGCCAGACAGTTCAACCGTTGCGGCGGCCCGCGCGATGGGGATCAGTTTTGGCGACAGCTTGGAATACAAGAATCCATTTTTACCGACGTGA
- a CDS encoding GYF domain-containing protein yields the protein MPNRLPDKGVVFSMSQWFVQQDEDTEIGPLRPSELLDLVRQGVVTRQTLCRKEDSPWCYAQDVGGLFQAAESQVASYRCPHCQKSISQPPTFCKGCNKYVDEAIEVLRDASGRKLDAKSQAFASTKGSVSKWSDWVSRLKSQRAKRKQP from the coding sequence ATGCCAAACCGGCTGCCGGACAAAGGGGTTGTTTTCAGCATGAGCCAGTGGTTCGTTCAGCAGGATGAAGATACCGAAATCGGCCCCTTGAGGCCCAGCGAACTATTGGATCTAGTCCGCCAAGGCGTTGTCACGCGGCAAACGCTGTGTCGCAAAGAGGACTCCCCCTGGTGCTATGCCCAAGATGTGGGGGGACTATTCCAGGCCGCCGAAAGTCAGGTCGCTAGCTATCGATGCCCCCACTGCCAAAAATCGATCAGCCAACCGCCGACCTTTTGCAAGGGCTGCAACAAATATGTCGACGAGGCGATCGAAGTCTTGCGCGATGCCAGCGGTCGCAAACTCGACGCCAAGTCGCAAGCGTTTGCCTCCACCAAAGGATCGGTCTCGAAATGGTCCGACTGGGTCTCCCGGCTCAAATCGCAACGTGCCAAACGCAAGCAGCCCTAA
- the tatA gene encoding twin-arginine translocase TatA/TatE family subunit, producing the protein MTQLLGIGMPGLPEMMVILVILLVLFGGAKLPTLMRNLGRSANEFKHGLNDPVSDDPDKDQPKE; encoded by the coding sequence ATGACACAGTTACTTGGTATCGGTATGCCCGGATTGCCCGAAATGATGGTCATTTTGGTGATCCTGCTGGTTCTTTTCGGCGGTGCAAAACTTCCTACCTTGATGCGAAACCTGGGCCGCAGCGCGAACGAATTCAAGCATGGGCTCAACGATCCTGTCTCGGATGACCCTGACAAAGATCAGCCGAAAGAATAG
- a CDS encoding alkaline phosphatase family protein, producing the protein MNRVCILNVVGLTPRLAALAPRISERGNPLAWKSPIPAVTCTSQATMLTGKMPRDHGIVGNGWYFRETAEIRFWQQHNALIQGDKFYDGVETAKMFWWFNQSAPVRWSCTPKPHYGCDGSKAFDVLDFTDCNLTQKLGPFPFFAFWGPGAGLASSKWIAEATAMVMRKQKPQLSMVYLPHLDYDYQRFPDHDPQRVAEVDACAGLVIDAADEIGAEVVVVSEYGLVPVNKAVMINQHLRRAGMLTVRNGPFGEMLMPGESRAFAVVDHQLAHLYVNDPTVLGEVRKLLESIDGIASVVAPGDLQLDHPRSGEWIALAEPDAWFAYYYWLDDSQAPDFARCVDIHRKPGYDPCELFMTSKVRAGIRLAQKKLGMRYKMDVIPLDPTLVRGSHGLHPAAEDGPMILGPDSPPDQMAGFKDYLGRLLA; encoded by the coding sequence TTGAATCGCGTTTGCATTCTTAATGTCGTCGGTCTCACACCGCGACTGGCGGCGTTAGCACCTCGGATCTCTGAACGGGGTAACCCTCTTGCGTGGAAGAGCCCGATCCCGGCCGTCACGTGCACTTCGCAGGCGACGATGTTGACCGGGAAGATGCCACGGGATCACGGTATCGTCGGCAACGGTTGGTATTTTCGCGAGACCGCGGAGATTCGCTTCTGGCAACAACACAATGCATTGATCCAAGGTGATAAGTTTTACGATGGGGTGGAGACTGCCAAAATGTTTTGGTGGTTCAACCAATCCGCCCCCGTTCGCTGGAGCTGTACGCCCAAACCTCACTATGGTTGCGACGGTTCAAAAGCTTTCGATGTCCTCGACTTCACCGACTGCAACCTCACCCAAAAGCTGGGGCCGTTCCCATTTTTCGCTTTCTGGGGTCCCGGTGCGGGACTGGCATCGTCAAAGTGGATCGCGGAAGCGACCGCGATGGTGATGCGAAAGCAAAAGCCGCAGCTTTCGATGGTTTATCTGCCACATCTCGACTACGACTACCAAAGATTTCCCGATCACGACCCGCAACGCGTGGCTGAAGTTGACGCCTGTGCAGGGCTCGTGATCGACGCCGCTGATGAAATTGGTGCGGAAGTTGTCGTGGTGTCGGAATATGGTTTGGTTCCCGTCAACAAAGCGGTCATGATCAATCAACATTTGCGCCGCGCGGGAATGTTGACGGTTCGGAACGGGCCCTTCGGCGAAATGTTGATGCCGGGTGAATCGCGTGCTTTTGCGGTCGTCGATCATCAACTGGCGCATCTATATGTCAACGATCCGACAGTTCTCGGCGAAGTCCGCAAACTTTTGGAATCGATCGATGGAATTGCCAGTGTTGTCGCGCCGGGTGATTTGCAACTGGACCATCCTCGTAGCGGCGAATGGATCGCGCTAGCGGAACCCGACGCGTGGTTTGCCTATTACTATTGGCTCGATGACTCGCAAGCTCCGGATTTCGCGCGGTGTGTCGACATTCATCGCAAGCCCGGCTACGATCCGTGCGAACTTTTCATGACATCCAAGGTGCGAGCCGGAATCCGATTGGCGCAGAAAAAGCTTGGAATGCGTTACAAAATGGATGTCATTCCGCTAGATCCCACCTTGGTCCGAGGCAGCCACGGCCTGCATCCCGCAGCGGAAGATGGACCAATGATCTTAGGGCCCGATTCGCCCCCCGATCAAATGGCGGGGTTCAAGGATTACCTAGGTCGTTTATTGGCTTAG